Proteins encoded together in one Lathyrus oleraceus cultivar Zhongwan6 chromosome 5, CAAS_Psat_ZW6_1.0, whole genome shotgun sequence window:
- the LOC127084766 gene encoding desmethyl-deoxy-podophyllotoxin synthase has product MKLQNSLMELQPKIISSPIFLFFIFLFIIFILILSSTNSKLPPGPPKLPLIGNIHQLGSMPHHSLKKLSQKYGPLMHIKLGQIPIIVVSSPEMAKQIMKTHDTKFSNRPHLLAADIITYGSKGITFSPYGSYWRQMRKICTFELLTPKRVESFRSIREHEVSNIVKEIRLSEGSSINLSKMIALFSYGLTSRIALGGKSEDQEAFMVAMKDVTKLIGGFSLADLFPSFKLLHVLSGVRSKSEKVHAELDRILDKILRYHKPDTNLETKIIDEKDGEDLVDVLLKLQKENNLEHPLSDSVIKANMLDIFSAGSGTSFKTSEWAMSELIRNPKVMKKAQTEVRRVFDAKGYVAEANIHELKYLKLVIKETLRLHGPVPLLLPRECSERCEINGYVIPAKTKVIVNAYAIGMDPNYWDEPMKFCPERFIDSEVDYKGVDFEFIPFGAGRRMCPGITFGVVNVEILLANLLFHFDWKMVGGNKGEELDMSESFGLSVKRKHDLYLIPIVYHSSSKS; this is encoded by the exons ATGAAGCTTCAGAACTCACTCATGGAGCTTCAGCCCAAAATAATTTCATCTCCCATCTTCTTATTCTTCATCTTCTTATTCATAATATTTATCTTAATTTTGAGTTCAACAAACTCCAAATTACCACCAGGACCACCAAAACTACCTCTTATAGGAAACATACACCAACTTGGTTCAATGCCTCATCATAGCCTAAAAAAATTATCACAAAAATATGGACCATTAATGCATATAAAACTAGGTCAAATTCCAATCATTGTTGTGTCTTCACCAGAAATGGCCAAACAAATCATGAAAACACATGACACCAAATTCTCAAACAGGCCACATCTTCTAGCTGCTGATATTATAACCTATGGTTCAAAAGGCATAACATTTTCACCATATGGTAGCTATTGGAGACAAATGAGAAAAATTTGCACCTTTGAATTATTAACACCGAAGCGCGTTGAATCGTTTCGATCGATTCGGGAACACGAGGTGTCAAATATTGTGAAAGAGATAAGGTTGAGTGAAGGGTCATCTATTAATCTTTCTAAGATGATTGCTTTGTTTTCTTATGGCTTAACATCAAGGATTGCATTAGGAGGAAAATCTGAAGATCAAGAAGCGTTTATGGTTGCTATGAAGGATGTTACGAAACTAATTGGTGGTTTTTCTCTAGCTGATTTGTTTCCTTCCTTTAAACTGCTTCATGTTTTGTCAGGTGTAAGGTCAAAATCTGAGAAGGTGCATGCAGAATTAGATAGGATTCTTGACAAAATTCTTAGATATCATAAACCGGATACAAATTTAGAAACAAAGATAATCGACGAAAAAGATGGTGAAGATTTAGTTGATGTGTTGCTAAAGCTTCAGAAAGAGAACAACCTTGAGCATCCTCTATCTGATAGTGTTATCAAAGCAAACATGTTG GATATATTTAGTGCTGGAAGTGGCACATCATTCAAAACTTCAGAATGGGCAATGTCAGAGCTTATCAGAAACCCAAAAGTGATGAAAAAAGCACAAACTGAGGTAAGAAGAGTGTTTGATGCAAAAGGGTATGTAGCTGAAGCAAATATTCATGAGCTAAAGTACTTAAAGTTAGTTATCAAAGAAACCTTGCGTCTACATGGTCCTGTTCCATTGTTACTACCAAGGGAATGTAGTGAAAGATGTGAAATAAATGGATATGTGATACCAGCTAAGACTAAGGTCATAGTTAATGCTTATGCAATAGGAATGGATCCAAACTATTGGGATGAACCTATGAAGTTTTGTCCAGAAAGGTTCATTGATAGTGAAGTTGATTACAAAGGTGTGGATTTTGAGTTTATTCCATTTGGTGCTGGAAGAAGGATGTGTCCTGGTATAACATTTGGTGTTGTTAATGTTGAAATATTACTAGCAAATTTGCTTTTTCATTTTGATTGGAAAATGGTTGGGGGAAATAAGGGTGAAGAACTTGACATGAGTGAATCATTTGGTTTGTCTGTAAAAAGGAAACATGATTTGTACTTGATTCCTATTGTGTATCATTCATCTTCAAAATCCTAA